In one window of Vanrija pseudolonga chromosome 5, complete sequence DNA:
- the RH35 gene encoding DEAD-box ATP-dependent RNA helicase 35: protein MAAESNSQTPSASEDFYDVPADYKPYVPVAKRRAQMLEKLGSTRQSKKIKTAEEEEREKKDAQKELEDAEEKRKETARRERTLLQEAQEVKRQKELEDAGKNAAEKEAEKEAELLAQMERAQKKLAGAQELASGTVYTESMKTSWRPPSYIRNLSREEQQEIRDKHAIIIEGDDLPPAIGHFADMKLPKPLLNYLKAKGIKQPTPIQIQGIPTAFSGRDMIGIAFTGSGKTLTFTLPAIMQSLEMEARVPFVRGEGPVGLIICPSRELARQTYEGCVAMCNALKEGGEYPEVRSLLCIGGINMAEQADVLNRGVHIVVATPGRLIDMLEKGRLNADNCKYLCMDEADRMIDMGFEEDVRSIMSHFKHQRQTLLFSATMPRKIQDFAQQSLINPILVNVGRAGAANMDVIQEVEYVKQEAKMVYLLECLQKTPPPVIIFSDNKNEVDDIQEYLLLKGVEAVAIHGSKSQDEREYAIRSFKTGAKDVMVASGVASKGLDFNEIQHVIVYSMPKEIEDYVHEIGRTGRSGKTGIATTFVNMNTQEQTLLDLKYLLMEAKQKIPEFLLSIDDPRAAQGGVLKGCPICGGLGHGLSDCPKLEEETRRRQAANNRYDDGGY, encoded by the exons ATGGCAGCCGAATCAAACAGCCAGACGCCATCAGCATCAGAAGACTTTTACGATGTCCCGGCAGACTACAAGCCCTATGTGCCCGTCGCAAAACGGAGGGCACAAATGCTCGAAAAGCTTGGATCAACACGCCAGTCCAAGAAGATCAAGACGgcagaagaggaggagcgagagaAGAAGGACGCACAAAAGGAGTTAGAGGATGCGGAAGAGAAGAGGAAGGAGACGGCCAGGCGGGAACGCACCTTGTTGCAAGAGGCCCAGGAGGTCAAGCGACAAAAGGAGCTCGAAG ATGCCGGCAAGAATGCTGCTGAGAAGGAGGCTGAGAAGGAGGCAGAGCTTCTGGCACAGATGGAGCGCGCTCAGAAGAAGCTCGCCGGTGCACAGGAGCTCGCCTCCGGGACCGTCTACACTGAGAGCATGAAGACGTCGTGGCGTCCACCGTCGTACATCCGCAACCTGTCCAGAGAGGAACAGCAGGAGATCAGGGATAAGCACGCTATTATTATTGAAGGGGATGACCTTCCTCCAGCTATTGGGCACTTTGCG GACATGAAGCTGCCGAAGCCGCTTCTCAACTATCTGAAGGCCAAGGGTATCAAGCAGCCAACGCCTATCCAGATCCAAGGCATCCCTACTGC GTTCTCCGGACGAGACATGATTGGCATCGCGTTCACTGGATCCGGCAAGACCCTCACCTTTACCCTTCCGGCAATCATGCAGTCGCTGGAGATGGAGGCCAGGGTTCCCTTCGTCCGAGGAGAGGGGCCTGTCGGCCTCATCATCTGTCCGTCGCGTGAGCTCGCACGGCAGACGTACGAAGGATGCGTCGCCATGTGCAACGCGCTGAAAGAGGGCGGCGAGTACCCCGAGGTCCGCTCTCTGCTCTGCATTGGCGGCATCAACATGGCAGAACAAGCAGACGTCCTCAACCGCGGCGTCCACATTGTTGTCGCAACACCTGGCCGACTCATCGACATGCTCGAGAAGGGCAGGTTGAATGCCGACAACTGCAAGTACCTGTGcatggacgaggccgaccgcATGATCGACATGGGAttcgaggaggacgtgcGTAGTATTATGTCGCACTTTAAGCACCAGCGCCAGACGCTGCTGTTTTCGGCTACGATGCCCCGCAAGATCCAGGACTTTGCGCAGCAGTCACTCATCAACCCCATCCTTGTCAATGTTGGTCGAGCTGGTGCCGCCAACATGGACGTCATTCAAGAGGTCGAATACGTCAAGCAGGAGGCCAAGATGGTGTATCTCCTCGAGTGTCTCCAGAAAACGCCTCCCCCGGTCATCATTTTCAGCGATAACAAgaacgaggtggacgacATTCAAGAGTATCTTCTGCTCAAGGGTGTCGAAGCGGTTGCTATCCATGGCAGCAAGAGTCAGGATGAGCGTGAGTATGCGATCCGCTCTTTCAAGACTGGCGCCAAGGACGTCATGGTGGCGTCTGGCGTTGCGTCCAAGGGACTCGACTTCAACGAGATCCAACACGTCATCGTTTACTCCATGCCCAAGGAGATTGAAGACTATGTGCACGAGATTGGTCGTACCGGTCGCTCGGGCAAGACGGGTATCGCGACAACCTTTGTCAACATGAACACGCAAGAGCAGACGCTTTTGGATCTCAAGTATTTGCTCATGGAGGCGAAGCAGAA GATCCCAGAGTTTCTGCTTTCGATTGATGACCCACGCGCTGCTCAAGGCGGTGTGCTGAAGGGCTGTCCTATCTGTGGCGGTCTGGGTCACGGCCTGTCGGACTGtcccaagctcgaggaggagactcgtcgtcggcaggctGCCAACAATCGCTACGACGATGGAGGATACTAG
- the xpo1 gene encoding Exportin-1, with product MDAVLDFSKDVDVNLLDQVVQTFYTGVGAQVSTRFKDATCLRHPDTDTRVQQQQAQQVLTQFQENPDAWQRVPAILETSSNLNTKYIGLQILEKLIQTRWKALPAEQQQGIRNFIVQVTVDTSSDETRMRREKSYLNKLNLVLVQILKQAWPKDWPSFIPEITASSRTNLSLCENNMVILKLLSEEIFDFSAEQMTQAKTKALKQTMCGEFGDIFTLCNEVLEKANKPSLIKATLETLLRFLNWIPLGYIFETQIIDFLVTRFLEVPEFRNVTLKCLSEIGGLNVGPEYNSKFVILFQLVMTSINRMVPPSTDLAAAYASSDDEDQQLIKNLALFLTNFLHSHLSLIETPESNELLINAHLYLIKISTVDDREVFKICLEYWAKLVAELYEEIQQLPMGDINPLMNLNLGGLGGGLNGPQSLALSGVPLRKNAYAEILSNLRLVMIEKMVKPEEVLIVENDEGEIVREFMKESDTIVLYKSMREVLVYLTHLDVADTEQIMTDKLAKQIDGSEWSWNNLNTLCWAIGSISGAMNEETEKRFLVTVIKDLLGLTEMKRGKDNKAVCASDIMYIVGQYPRFLKAHWKFLKTVVNKLFEFMHETHEGVQDMACDTFIKIAQKCRRHFVLQQAGEHEPFIDEILRTLHRITVDLQPQQVHTFYEAVGYMISAQPNKPTQERLIEKLMELPNNAWDNLMQQAASNVDVLSNTENVKIMSNILKTNVSACTSIGSFFLPQLGRIWLDMLGLYKAVSGIISEQVATQGLIATKTPKVRSLRTIKKEILKLVETYVKKAEDLEGVNQNLIPGLLDAILGDYNRNVPAARDAEVLNVMATIVSKLGSLLIPQISPILDAVFEPTLDMINKDFSEYPEHRVGFFKLLRAINLTCFPALLDLPPAQFKLVMDSVVWAFKHTMRDIADMGLSIAFEIVNNFASSSAEISGQFYQQYLLSLLGDVFYVLTDADHKSGFKMQTILLARLISLVETNQVQAPLYDSSQVSDPNTSNAVFLKQYIANLLSNAFSHVQPSQINAFVNLMFDHSSDPVKFKFTLRDFLISLKEFSGDNAELYIDEKEAEAERKAVEERQAAIRVPGMLKPSQIDDDAEL from the exons ATGGAC GCTGTCCTCGACTTCTCCAAGGATGTCGACGTCAA CCTGCTTGATCAGGTTGTGCAGACCTTCTAcactggcgtcggcgcgcaggtgAGCACCCGTTTCAAGGACGCCACGTGCCTTCGTCATCCAGACACTGATACCCGTGTTCAGCAacagcaggcccagcaggTCCTCACCCAGTTCCAGGAGAACCCAGATGCATGGCAGCGCGTTCCTGCCATCCTCGAGACCTCGAGCAACCTGAACAccaag TACATCGGTCTTCAGATCCTCGAGAAGCTCATTCAGACGCGCTGGAAGGCTCTGCctgccgagcagcagcagggcatCCGCAACTTTATCGTCCAGGTCACTGTCGACACGTCCAGTGATGAGACGCGTATGCGCAGGGAGAAGAGCTATCTCAACAagctcaacctcgtcctcgtccag ATCCTGAAGCAGGCCTGGCCCAAGGACTGGCCCTCGTTCATCCCCGAGAtcacggcgtcgtcgcgcaccaACCTCTCCCTGTGTGAGAACAACATGGTCATCCTTAAGCTGTTGTCAGAAGAGATCTTCGACTTCTCCGCCGAGCAGATGACCCAGGCCAAGACGAAGGCCCTCAAGCAGACGATGTGCGGCGAGTTTGGCGACATCTTCACCTTGTGTAACGAGGTCCTCGAAAAGGCCAACAAGCCCAGCCTGATCAAGGCCACGCTGGAAACACTACTCCGCTTCCTCAACTGGATCCCGCTCGGCTACATCTTCGAGACGCAGATCATCGACTTCCTTGTCACCCGCTTCTTGGAGGTCCCCGAGTTCCGCAACGTCACCCTCAAGTGTCTCTCGGAGATTGGTGGTCTCAACGTCGGCCCAGAGTACAACTCCAAGTTTGTCATCCTCTTCCAGCTTGTCATGACCAGCATCAACCGCATGGTTCCCCCCAGCACCGATCTTGCGGCCGCGTACGCCTCATCAGATGACGAGGACCAGCAGCTCATCAAGAACCTCGCCCTCTTCCTTACCAACTTCCTCCACTCCCATCTCAGCCTGATCGAGACGCCCGAATCCAACGAGCTTCTCATCAACGCCCACCTCTACCTCATCAAGATCTCCACGGTCGATGACCGTGAGGTCTTCAAAATCTGTCTCGAGTACTGGGCCAagcttgtcgccgagctctACGAGGAGATCCAGCAGCTCCCCATGGGCGACATCAACCCCCTCATGaacctcaacctcggcggccttggtggcGGCCTCAACGGCCCCCAGAGCCTCGCCTTGAGTGGCGTCCCATTGCGGAAGAACGCCTACGCCGAGATTCTGTCCAACCTGCGACTCGTCATGATCGAGAAGATGgtcaagcccgaggaggtCTTGATCGTGGAGAACGACGAGGGAGAGATTGTCCGCGAGTTCATGAAGGAGAGCGACACCATTGTGCTCTACAAGAGCATGCGCGAGGTTCTTGTCTACCTCACCCACTTGGACGTTGCCGACACGGAGCAGATCATGAccgacaagctcgccaagcagaTTGACGGTTCCGAGTGGTCGTGGAACAACCTCAACACCTTGTGCTGGGCTATTGGCTCAATATCCGGTGCTATGAACGAGGAAACGGAGAAGCGTTTCCTCGTCACCGTCATCAAGGACCTCCTTGGCCTTACGGAGATGAAGCGCGGCAAGGACAACAAGGCTGTCTGTGCCTCGGACATCATGTACATTGTCGGCCAGTACCCTCGTTTCCTCAAGGCGCACTGGAAGTTCCTCAAGACGGTCGTCAACAAGCTCTTCGAGTTCATGCACGAGACCCACGAGGGTGTGCAGGACATGGCCTGCGACACGTTCATCAAGATTGCCCAAAAGTGCCGTCGCCACTTTGTCTTACAGCAGgctggcgagcacgagccgTTCATTGACGAGATCCTCCGCACGCTCCACCGCATCACCGTCGACCTCCAGCCCCAGCAGGTCCACACCTTCTACGAGGCCGTTGGCTACATGATCTCGGCTCAGCCCAACAAGCCGACCCAGGAGAGGCTGATTGAGAAGCTCATGGAGCTGCCCAACAACGCGTGGGACAACCTCATGCAGCAGGCCGCCAGCAACGTCGACGTCCTGAGCAACACTGAGAACGTCAAGATCATGTCCAACATTCTCAAGACCAACGTCTCGGCATGTACGTCGATTGGCTCCTTCTTCCTTCCCCAGCTGGGCCGCATCTGGCTCGACATGCTTGGCCTCTACAAGGCTGTCAGCGGCATCATcagcgagcaggtcgccaCCCAGGGTCTCATTGCCACCAAGACCCCCAAGGTCCGCTCATTGAGGACAATCAAGAAGGAGATCCTCAAGCTTGTCGAGACGTacgtcaagaaggccgaggacctcgagggtGTCAACCAGAACCTCATCCCCGGTCTCCTTGACGCCATTCTCGGCGACTACAACCGCAACGTGCCTGctgcccgcgacgccgaggtgctcaacGTCATGGCCACCATTGTGTCCAAGCTCGGCTCGCTCCTTATCCCTCAGATCTCGCCCATTCTTGACGCCGTGTTCGAGCCAACGCTCGACATGATCAACAAGGACTTCTCCGAGTACCCCGAGCACCGTGTTGGTTTCTTCAAGCTTCTCCGCGCGATCAACCTTACCTGCTTCCCTGCCCTGCTCGACTTGCCGCCTGCGCAGTTCAAGCTCGTCATGGACTCGGTCGTCTGGGCCTTCAAGCACACGATGCGTGACATTGCCGACATGGGCTTAAGCATTGCCTTTGAGATTGTTAACAACTTTGCTTCGTCTTCAGCCGAGATCTCTGGTCAGTTCTATCAGCAGTacctcctcagcctcctcggcgacgtcttCTACGTCCTCACCGATGCCGACCACAAGAGCGGCTTCAAGATGCAGACGATCCTGCTGGCCCGTCTCATCTCTCTGGTCGAGACCAACCAGGTCCAGGCACCATTGTACGACTCGTCGCAGGTGTCGGACCCCAACACGTCCAACGCCGTGTTCCTCAAGCAGTACATTGCCAACCTGCTGTCGAACGCGTTCTCGCACGTGCAGCCCTCGCAGATCAACGCCTTTGTCAACCTCATGTTTGACCACTCTTCAGACCCCGTCAAGTTCAAGTTTACTCTTCGCGACTTCCTCATCTCGCTCAAGGAGTTCTCTGGTGACAATGCCGAGCTCTACATtgacgagaaggaggccgaggccgagcgcaaggctgTCGAGGAGCGCCAGGCTGCCATTCGTGTGCCTGGTATGCTCAAGCCTTCGcagatcgacgacgatgccgagctgTAA